In one Streptomyces sp. T12 genomic region, the following are encoded:
- a CDS encoding GNAT family N-acetyltransferase translates to MHIRHVSFDHPDALKLSDQVQAEYGARYGDDGDATPLAPADFEPPNGLYLIAYDELGTPVASGGWRAQDENGEGNADGDAELKRMYVVERMRGRGLARRILAALEEDARAAGRTRMVLETGSKQPEAVALYTSSGYEPCEKFGYYRFHELSLCFAKAL, encoded by the coding sequence ATGCATATACGTCACGTCTCCTTCGACCACCCCGACGCCCTCAAGCTCAGCGACCAGGTGCAGGCCGAGTACGGCGCCCGCTACGGCGACGACGGCGACGCCACGCCCCTCGCCCCGGCGGACTTCGAGCCGCCGAACGGCCTCTACCTGATCGCCTACGACGAGCTCGGCACCCCCGTCGCCTCCGGCGGCTGGCGCGCCCAGGACGAGAACGGCGAGGGCAACGCGGACGGAGACGCCGAGCTCAAGCGGATGTACGTCGTCGAGCGGATGCGCGGGCGGGGCCTGGCGAGACGCATCCTGGCCGCGCTGGAGGAGGACGCGCGTGCGGCCGGCCGCACGCGCATGGTGCTGGAGACCGGCTCCAAGCAGCCCGAGGCGGTGGCGCTGTACACGTCCAGCGGGTACGAGCCGTGCGAGAAGTTCGGCTACTACCGCTTCCATGAGCTGAGCCTGTGTTTCGCCAAGGCGCTGTGA
- a CDS encoding MFS transporter: MEKAAAALPASRTAPLRSVAFRRFLWANLVSATGSAMAPLALAYSVIGEGGGAGDLGLVLATNTVPTVVFLLVGGVLADRLSRSRMLFLGNLLAAAAQGALAVIVATGHASTSSIAVCGFVSGTAMAFTVPAAQGAVGQIVPVEQLQQANALLRLPGNAVKVLGPAVGGVVVAVSGPAWALAWDALTFAVAAVLLLGLRLDAPVTVTGALSDLRQGWTGFWSRTWLWTYTASGTVVVAAWLAGFQLLGPVVAAQRYAGARDWGLVQGAFAAGLLAGTVVCLRWRPYRLLAVAVAGGMPLAAPLFVMGWGLPLPWVLLAALLAGVGLDVAIVAWSTAFQQHVPQGELGRLSAFNSVGERLAIPLGYLLTALAVGTWDNRTVLVACAGLVVAAAVLNLCVRDVYRINRRSAGG; this comes from the coding sequence GTGGAGAAGGCCGCCGCAGCGTTACCGGCCTCGCGTACGGCGCCGTTGCGGAGCGTGGCCTTCCGGCGGTTCCTGTGGGCCAATCTCGTCTCCGCCACCGGGTCCGCCATGGCGCCCCTCGCGCTCGCCTACTCCGTGATCGGGGAGGGCGGCGGAGCCGGGGACCTCGGGCTGGTGCTGGCCACGAACACCGTGCCGACCGTCGTGTTCCTTCTCGTGGGCGGAGTGCTCGCGGACCGGTTGTCCCGGAGCCGGATGCTCTTCCTCGGCAATCTGCTGGCGGCCGCCGCCCAGGGGGCGCTCGCTGTGATCGTCGCCACGGGGCACGCGTCGACGAGCTCCATCGCGGTCTGCGGCTTCGTATCCGGCACGGCGATGGCCTTCACGGTGCCCGCCGCTCAGGGCGCCGTGGGCCAGATCGTCCCCGTGGAGCAGTTGCAGCAGGCCAACGCCCTGCTCAGGCTGCCGGGCAACGCCGTCAAGGTGCTCGGACCGGCCGTCGGCGGAGTCGTCGTCGCGGTCAGCGGCCCGGCCTGGGCACTGGCCTGGGACGCGCTCACCTTCGCCGTCGCCGCCGTACTGCTGCTCGGGCTGCGCCTGGACGCGCCGGTCACCGTAACCGGCGCCCTGAGCGATCTGCGGCAGGGATGGACCGGCTTCTGGTCGCGGACCTGGCTGTGGACCTACACGGCGTCCGGGACCGTCGTCGTGGCCGCATGGCTGGCGGGGTTCCAGCTGCTCGGGCCCGTCGTGGCGGCACAGCGGTACGCGGGGGCGCGCGACTGGGGTCTGGTGCAGGGCGCGTTCGCGGCGGGGCTGCTGGCCGGGACGGTGGTGTGTCTGCGCTGGCGGCCGTACCGGTTGCTCGCGGTGGCCGTCGCGGGCGGCATGCCGCTCGCCGCGCCGCTGTTCGTCATGGGCTGGGGACTGCCGTTGCCCTGGGTGCTGTTGGCCGCGCTGCTCGCGGGGGTCGGGCTGGACGTGGCGATCGTCGCGTGGTCGACCGCCTTCCAACAGCACGTGCCGCAGGGCGAGTTGGGGCGCTTGAGTGCGTTCAACAGTGTCGGTGAACGGCTGGCGATTCCCCTCGGCTACCTTCTGACCGCCCTCGCTGTCGGCACCTGGGACAACCGGACGGTGCTGGTGGCGTGCGCCGGTCTGGTCGTCGCCGCCGCCGTCCTCAACCTCTGTGTGCGGGACGTGTACCGCATCAACCGCCGCTCAGCGGGCGGTTGA
- the glpR gene encoding gephyrin-like molybdotransferase receptor GlpR — MSSSGLIYAVIVGAWAAYLVPMWLRRQDELNEARPTERFSTAIRLLSGRAGMERRYAKDLRARSTDEGEPSADDPGDVTESVDVRAFAMPPTRPQTQAAVQAPAPERPEPARESPRVPAPKQAPERANASVPEPGSGPADKARKRVPAARRPPSDEAAAARARRLKVLARRRRTTVVLFLAFTLGAIVAAVGGLAFLWAPGVPAVMLSGYIAYLRSQERRRFAYQMDRRSAEVAAQRLREHARQSRRRGTADTGAGIDEPDERPEPGTDTGMSALAADRRALVEQTDHAEWVDQQRERQRRPGHGDSWEPVPVPLPTYVTAPVAPRATSDVDLGAPDAWSSARSSSVGRDRDAGAEAGSASAGARRDGARRDGAAREGAPRDGSARGAESDEAARDEDKAEGGGRSDARRAASARRARERGRTPLFDQYEDGDRPRAANE; from the coding sequence GTGAGCAGCAGCGGCCTCATCTACGCAGTCATTGTCGGGGCCTGGGCCGCCTACTTGGTGCCGATGTGGCTCCGTAGGCAGGACGAGCTGAACGAGGCCCGTCCGACGGAACGCTTCAGCACAGCCATCCGGTTGCTGTCCGGACGGGCGGGGATGGAGCGCCGGTACGCCAAGGACCTGCGCGCGCGCTCCACCGACGAGGGGGAGCCCAGCGCCGATGACCCGGGCGACGTCACCGAGTCGGTGGACGTCCGGGCCTTCGCCATGCCTCCGACCCGTCCGCAGACCCAGGCGGCGGTTCAGGCCCCGGCACCGGAGCGCCCGGAGCCGGCGCGTGAATCCCCCCGCGTACCAGCGCCCAAGCAGGCACCGGAACGCGCCAACGCATCCGTGCCCGAACCGGGCTCCGGTCCGGCGGACAAGGCGCGCAAGCGCGTGCCCGCGGCCCGGCGTCCCCCTTCGGACGAGGCGGCCGCGGCACGGGCGCGGCGCTTGAAGGTGCTGGCGCGCCGTAGACGCACCACCGTCGTCCTCTTCCTCGCCTTCACGCTCGGCGCGATCGTCGCCGCGGTCGGCGGGCTCGCGTTCCTGTGGGCGCCCGGCGTTCCCGCCGTGATGCTCAGCGGGTACATCGCGTATCTGCGCTCCCAGGAGCGCCGCCGGTTCGCCTACCAGATGGACCGGCGCAGCGCCGAGGTCGCCGCGCAGCGGCTGCGCGAGCATGCGCGCCAGTCCCGCCGGCGCGGCACCGCCGACACCGGTGCCGGGATCGACGAGCCCGACGAGAGGCCCGAACCAGGTACGGACACCGGGATGTCCGCGCTCGCCGCGGACCGGCGCGCCCTCGTCGAGCAGACCGATCACGCCGAGTGGGTCGACCAGCAGCGCGAGCGGCAGCGGCGGCCCGGGCACGGGGACAGCTGGGAGCCGGTGCCGGTGCCGTTGCCGACGTATGTGACCGCGCCGGTCGCTCCGCGGGCCACCTCCGACGTGGATCTCGGCGCGCCGGACGCGTGGAGCTCGGCACGGTCGAGCTCCGTCGGGCGGGACCGGGACGCGGGGGCCGAGGCAGGCTCTGCTTCCGCCGGTGCGAGGCGGGACGGTGCGAGGCGGGACGGTGCGGCTCGCGAGGGTGCGCCTCGGGACGGTTCCGCGCGGGGCGCTGAGTCGGACGAGGCGGCTCGCGACGAGGACAAGGCCGAGGGGGGCGGTCGTAGCGACGCCCGCCGCGCCGCTTCCGCCCGCCGGGCGCGCGAGCGGGGCCGTACGCCGTTGTTCGACCAGTACGAGGACGGCGACCGCCCGCGCGCGGCGAACGAGTAG
- a CDS encoding GNAT family N-acetyltransferase produces the protein MLGDGDVVLRPIKMRDQRAWREVNRRNRDWLRPWEATIPPPTPSGPIAHRPTYRQMVRHLRSEANSGRILPFVIEYQGRLVGQLTVAGITWGSMCSGHVGYWVDEAVAGRGVMPTAVALVVDHCFRTVGLHRIEVCIRPENRPSRRVVEKLGFREEGLRPRYLHIDGAWRDHLVFALTAEEVPEGLLSRWHRARSQQTPHTNPQNTQGNPA, from the coding sequence GTGCTGGGGGACGGCGATGTCGTCCTCCGGCCGATAAAGATGCGCGACCAACGGGCCTGGCGCGAGGTCAACCGGCGCAACCGGGACTGGCTGCGCCCCTGGGAGGCGACCATTCCGCCGCCCACGCCCAGTGGGCCGATCGCCCACCGGCCGACCTACCGTCAGATGGTCCGGCATCTGCGCTCCGAGGCGAACTCGGGCCGGATACTGCCGTTCGTCATCGAGTACCAGGGGCGGCTGGTCGGGCAGTTGACGGTCGCCGGTATCACCTGGGGCTCGATGTGTTCGGGGCACGTCGGTTACTGGGTGGACGAGGCGGTGGCGGGCCGCGGGGTGATGCCGACCGCCGTGGCGCTCGTCGTGGACCACTGTTTCCGCACCGTCGGGCTGCACCGCATCGAGGTCTGTATTCGCCCCGAGAACCGCCCGAGCCGCCGGGTCGTGGAGAAACTCGGATTCCGCGAGGAGGGGCTGCGTCCGCGATATCTCCACATCGACGGAGCCTGGCGGGACCATCTCGTCTTCGCGCTCACGGCGGAGGAGGTGCCGGAAGGGTTGCTGAGCCGCTGGCACCGGGCACGCTCGCAGCAGACGCCGCACACCAACCCGCAGAACACCCAGGGGAATCCCGCGTAG
- a CDS encoding molybdenum cofactor biosynthesis protein B, translating into MTYRALVVTASNRAAAGIYEDKGGPLIAEGLKGFGFDVEGPQVVPDGDPVGAALRAGVDAGYDVIVTTGGTGISPTDRTPEATREVIDYEVPGIAEAIRAFGRAKVPTAALSRGLAGVARRTLIVNLPGSSGGVKDGLAVLEPLLIHAVDQIRGGDHPRPSSGGAS; encoded by the coding sequence ATGACGTATCGCGCTCTTGTCGTCACCGCCTCCAACCGGGCTGCCGCCGGGATCTACGAGGACAAAGGCGGCCCGCTGATCGCCGAGGGCCTCAAGGGCTTCGGCTTCGACGTCGAGGGGCCGCAGGTCGTGCCCGACGGTGACCCGGTCGGCGCCGCCCTGCGCGCCGGTGTCGACGCCGGTTACGACGTCATCGTGACCACGGGCGGCACCGGCATCTCGCCCACCGACCGCACACCGGAGGCGACCCGCGAGGTGATCGACTACGAGGTGCCGGGCATCGCGGAGGCCATCCGGGCGTTCGGCCGAGCGAAGGTCCCGACCGCGGCGCTGTCACGGGGCCTGGCCGGAGTCGCGCGGCGGACGCTGATCGTCAATCTGCCCGGTTCCAGCGGCGGGGTGAAGGACGGCCTGGCCGTCCTGGAGCCCCTCCTGATCCACGCCGTCGACCAGATCCGCGGCGGCGACCACCCCAGACCCAGCAGTGGGGGTGCGAGCTGA
- the moaC gene encoding cyclic pyranopterin monophosphate synthase MoaC, whose protein sequence is MSMQDRPTQDRLTHIDDAGAARMVDVSGKDVTARTARASGRVLVSPRVIELLRGEGVPKGDALATARIAGIMGAKRTPDLIPLCHPLSVSGVKLDLSVADDAVQIVATVKTTDRTGVEMEALTAVSVAALTVIDMVKAVDKGAVITDVRVEEKTGGKSGDWSRA, encoded by the coding sequence ATGAGCATGCAGGACCGACCCACGCAGGACCGACTCACGCATATCGACGACGCGGGCGCGGCCCGCATGGTCGACGTCTCCGGCAAGGACGTGACCGCGCGCACCGCCCGCGCCAGCGGCCGGGTCCTCGTCTCACCCCGCGTGATCGAGCTGCTGCGCGGTGAAGGCGTCCCCAAGGGCGACGCCCTGGCCACCGCGCGCATCGCGGGCATCATGGGCGCCAAACGCACCCCGGACCTGATCCCGCTGTGCCACCCGTTGTCGGTGTCCGGTGTGAAACTGGATCTGTCGGTCGCGGACGACGCCGTGCAGATCGTTGCCACCGTGAAGACCACGGACCGCACGGGCGTCGAGATGGAGGCCCTCACCGCCGTCTCCGTCGCCGCGCTCACCGTGATCGACATGGTCAAGGCGGTCGACAAGGGAGCGGTCATCACGGACGTACGGGTCGAGGAGAAGACGGGCGGCAAGTCGGGCGACTGGAGCCGGGCATGA
- the glp gene encoding gephyrin-like molybdotransferase Glp translates to MSTAATRPAGQDHLWSVDEHLEDILATVRPLEPIELQLLDAQGCVLVEDVTVPVSLPPFDNSSMDGYAVRVADVAGASEEFPAVLEVVGDVAAGQAELLQVGPGQAARIMTGAPLPPGAETVVPVEWTDGGLGEGPVTGMQARSLAPEGAHGQVHVYRPAEARAHVRAKGSDVKSGDRALEAGTVLGPPQIALLAAIGRGTVRVRPRPRVVVMSTGSELVQPDEDLGSGQIYDSNSFALTAAARDAGAIAYRVGAVADDAETLRSTIEDQLVRADLVVTTGGVSVGAYDVVKEALSHVGDEDEAGSGVEFRKLAMQPGKPQGFGSIGPDHTPLLALPGNPVSSYVSFELFVRPAIRTLMGLEDVHRPRTTATLSADEALSSPKGRRQFLRGTYADGAVRPVGGAGSHLIAALAHADALIVVPEDVVSVEPGSEVEVVLLG, encoded by the coding sequence TTGAGCACCGCCGCGACCCGCCCCGCCGGCCAGGACCACCTCTGGTCGGTGGACGAGCACCTGGAGGACATCCTCGCGACCGTCCGCCCCCTCGAACCCATCGAGCTGCAACTCCTCGACGCCCAGGGCTGCGTCCTGGTCGAGGACGTCACGGTGCCGGTGTCCCTGCCGCCGTTCGACAACAGCTCCATGGACGGGTACGCGGTGCGGGTCGCGGATGTCGCGGGCGCGAGCGAGGAGTTCCCCGCCGTCCTGGAGGTCGTCGGGGACGTCGCGGCGGGCCAGGCCGAGCTGCTCCAGGTGGGCCCCGGCCAGGCCGCCCGCATCATGACCGGCGCCCCACTGCCGCCCGGCGCCGAAACCGTCGTGCCGGTGGAGTGGACCGACGGCGGCCTCGGCGAGGGCCCGGTGACCGGGATGCAGGCCCGCAGCCTCGCCCCCGAGGGCGCCCACGGCCAGGTGCACGTCTACCGGCCGGCCGAGGCACGCGCGCACGTACGCGCGAAGGGCAGCGACGTGAAGTCCGGCGACCGTGCCCTCGAAGCCGGCACCGTCCTCGGCCCGCCGCAGATCGCCCTGCTCGCCGCGATCGGCCGCGGCACGGTCCGCGTACGCCCCCGCCCGCGCGTGGTCGTCATGTCCACCGGCAGCGAACTCGTCCAGCCCGACGAGGACCTGGGCAGCGGCCAGATCTACGACTCCAACAGCTTCGCCCTCACCGCCGCGGCCCGTGACGCCGGCGCCATCGCCTACCGCGTGGGCGCCGTCGCCGACGACGCCGAGACCCTGCGCTCCACCATCGAGGACCAGCTCGTCCGCGCCGACCTCGTGGTCACCACCGGCGGCGTGAGCGTCGGGGCCTACGACGTCGTCAAGGAGGCGCTGTCCCACGTCGGCGACGAGGACGAGGCCGGCAGCGGCGTCGAGTTCCGCAAGCTCGCCATGCAGCCCGGCAAGCCCCAGGGCTTCGGCTCCATCGGCCCCGACCACACCCCGCTGCTCGCGCTCCCGGGCAACCCCGTGTCGTCGTACGTCTCCTTCGAACTGTTCGTGCGCCCCGCGATCCGCACCCTGATGGGCCTGGAGGACGTCCACCGGCCGCGGACGACCGCGACCCTGTCGGCGGATGAGGCCCTGAGCTCGCCCAAGGGGCGCCGACAGTTCCTGCGCGGGACGTACGCCGATGGCGCGGTGCGGCCGGTCGGCGGCGCCGGATCCCATCTGATCGCGGCCCTCGCGCACGCGGACGCGCTGATCGTGGTCCCCGAGGACGTGGTGAGCGTCGAGCCCGGCAGCGAGGTCGAGGTGGTCCTGCTCGGCTGA
- the galU gene encoding UTP--glucose-1-phosphate uridylyltransferase GalU, producing the protein MTQSHPRISKAVIPAAGLGTRFLPATKATPKEMLPVVDKPAIQYVVEEAVSAGLDDVLMITGRNKRPLEDHFDRNYELESALQKKGDAGRLAKVQESSDLATMHYVRQGDPRGLGHAVLCAAPHVGHEPFAVLLGDDLIDPRDPLLKRMVEVQEQRGGSVIALMEVAPEQIHLYGCAAVDPTEDSDVVKVHDLVEKPAAADAPSNYAIIGRYVLDPHIFDILRKTEPGRGGEIQLTDALQQLSQDEKVGGPVHGVVFKGRRYDTGDRGDYLRAIVRLACEREDLGPDFRTWLRSYVAEEM; encoded by the coding sequence ATGACTCAGTCGCACCCTCGGATCAGCAAGGCTGTCATCCCCGCAGCGGGCCTCGGTACCCGCTTCCTGCCGGCCACCAAAGCCACTCCCAAGGAGATGCTGCCGGTCGTCGACAAGCCGGCGATCCAGTACGTGGTCGAAGAGGCCGTCTCCGCGGGCCTCGACGACGTCCTCATGATCACGGGCCGCAACAAGCGCCCCCTGGAGGACCACTTCGACCGCAACTACGAGCTGGAATCCGCCCTGCAGAAGAAGGGCGACGCCGGCCGGCTCGCGAAGGTGCAGGAGTCCAGCGACCTCGCGACCATGCACTACGTCCGCCAGGGCGACCCCAGGGGCCTCGGCCACGCCGTCCTGTGCGCCGCCCCGCACGTCGGCCACGAGCCCTTCGCCGTCCTGCTCGGCGACGACCTGATCGACCCGCGCGACCCGCTGCTCAAGCGGATGGTCGAGGTGCAGGAGCAGCGCGGCGGCAGCGTCATCGCGCTCATGGAGGTCGCGCCCGAGCAGATCCATCTCTACGGTTGTGCGGCCGTGGACCCCACCGAGGACAGCGACGTGGTCAAGGTGCACGACCTCGTCGAGAAGCCCGCCGCGGCCGACGCCCCGTCGAACTACGCGATCATCGGCCGTTACGTCCTCGACCCGCACATCTTCGACATACTGCGCAAGACGGAGCCGGGCCGCGGCGGCGAGATCCAGCTCACCGACGCCCTCCAGCAGCTCTCGCAGGACGAGAAGGTCGGCGGCCCGGTGCACGGCGTCGTCTTCAAGGGCCGCCGCTATGACACCGGTGACCGGGGCGACTATCTGCGTGCCATTGTCAGACTCGCATGCGAACGTGAAGACCTGGGCCCGGACTTCCGGACCTGGCTTCGCAGTTACGTAGCCGAGGAGATGTAG
- a CDS encoding 5-formyltetrahydrofolate cyclo-ligase, which produces MLRREFLAVRSRLTAVDVQVSATALAGRALELPELAHARTVAAYVSVGSEPGTLALLDALRARGVRVLLPALLPDNDLDWGAYTGEDSLARVQHGGKMALFEPTGERLGPDAVTEADVVLLPGLAVDARGMRLGRGGGSYDRVLARLEGAGAHPSLVVLLYDSEVVARVPEEPHDRPVHAVVTPSGTRRFREP; this is translated from the coding sequence ATGTTGCGGCGAGAGTTCCTCGCGGTGAGAAGCAGGTTGACAGCGGTTGACGTGCAGGTATCGGCGACCGCGCTGGCCGGGCGGGCACTGGAGCTGCCCGAGCTGGCGCATGCGCGCACGGTGGCGGCGTACGTCTCCGTGGGCAGTGAACCCGGCACGCTCGCGCTGCTGGACGCACTGCGCGCGCGGGGCGTGCGCGTCCTGCTGCCCGCCCTCCTGCCCGACAACGACCTCGACTGGGGCGCGTACACCGGAGAGGACTCCCTCGCCCGCGTCCAACACGGCGGAAAGATGGCCCTCTTCGAGCCCACCGGCGAGCGCCTCGGCCCGGACGCCGTGACCGAGGCCGACGTCGTACTGCTGCCGGGCCTCGCGGTCGACGCGCGCGGGATGCGCCTGGGGCGCGGCGGAGGGTCGTACGACCGTGTCCTCGCCCGGCTGGAAGGCGCGGGCGCCCATCCCTCGCTCGTGGTGCTGCTGTACGACTCCGAGGTCGTCGCACGCGTCCCGGAAGAGCCGCACGACCGGCCGGTGCACGCGGTGGTGACGCCGTCGGGCACGCGCCGTTTCCGGGAGCCCTGA
- a CDS encoding penicillin acylase family protein gives MPPNTTASTGQQPGKSGRKKGRRARLMLLVLVLALIGGVTGGAYWSISTVRASFPQTTGSLTLAGLSGPVDVKRDDYGIPQIYASSDEDLFMAQGYVQAQDRFYEMDVRRHMTSGRLSEMFGKSQVDNDEFLRTLGWDRIAQQEYDKTLSASTKKYLQAYAKGVNAYLDGKDNKDISLEYAALGFTNDYKPQKWTPVDSISWLKAMAWDLRGNMQDEIDRALMTSRLGPKEIADLYPDYPYGRNKTIVQTGRYDEVTKTFQQNGGTSSAGSSTGGSTSGTSSASGTAGLQSQLSGLQNVLDDLPTAVGVNGNGIGSNSWVVRGKYTITGKPLLANDPHLSASLPSVWYQMGLHCRSVSSACRYDVTGYTFAGMPGVVIGHNQNIAWGMTNSGVDVTDLYLEKLSGDGYLYDGKTVPFIAREETIKVAGGSPKKIVVRETKDGMPLLSDRSSELVKVGRKAAVDTAAPDRGDGYGIALRWTALDPGTSMDAVFAMGRAANWSDFRAAATLFDVPSQNLIYADTKDNIGYTLPGKIPTRAQGYDGSVPAPGWDAKSRWTGYIDQDELPYEYNPARGYIVTANQAVVDQAKYPYTLTTDWGYGARSQRITDLIQSKIDDGGKISTDDMRQMQLDNSSEIAKLLVPKLLKIDIDDKDVRQAQELLEGWDYTQDADSAAAAYFNSVWRNILKLAFGNKLPKELRVEGQCLWVDPVNTTGPADETQKVRECGEREADQAQPDGGDRWFEVVRTLMEDPKSDWWTTPKSLTRPRAVHNRDDLFKRAMIDARWELTAKLGKDIDTWSWGRLHRLFLKNQTLGTDGPGFLQYVLNRGPWKLSGGEATVNASGWNAAGGYGVVWVPSMRMVVNLGDLDKSKWINLTGASGHAYSAHYTDQTDKWADGELLDWSFSDGAVDESTSDTLVLKP, from the coding sequence ATGCCCCCCAACACCACCGCCTCCACGGGTCAGCAGCCCGGCAAGTCCGGCAGGAAGAAGGGGCGCAGAGCCCGTCTGATGCTCCTAGTGCTGGTGCTGGCCCTCATCGGAGGCGTCACCGGCGGGGCGTACTGGTCCATCAGCACCGTCCGGGCATCCTTCCCGCAGACCACGGGCTCCCTCACGCTCGCAGGCCTGTCCGGGCCCGTCGACGTGAAGCGCGACGACTACGGCATCCCGCAGATCTACGCCTCCTCCGACGAGGACCTGTTCATGGCGCAGGGCTACGTCCAGGCGCAGGACCGGTTCTACGAGATGGACGTGCGCCGCCACATGACGTCCGGGCGCCTGTCGGAGATGTTCGGCAAGAGCCAGGTCGACAACGACGAGTTCCTGCGCACCCTCGGCTGGGACCGGATCGCGCAGCAGGAGTACGACAAGACGCTGTCGGCCTCCACCAAGAAGTACCTCCAGGCCTACGCCAAGGGTGTCAACGCCTACCTGGACGGCAAGGACAACAAGGACATCTCGCTGGAGTACGCGGCCCTCGGGTTCACCAACGACTACAAGCCGCAGAAATGGACCCCGGTCGACTCGATCTCCTGGCTGAAGGCGATGGCCTGGGACCTGCGCGGCAACATGCAGGACGAGATCGACCGCGCCCTGATGACCAGCCGCCTCGGCCCCAAGGAGATCGCGGACCTGTACCCGGACTACCCGTACGGCCGGAACAAGACGATCGTCCAGACGGGCCGGTACGACGAGGTCACCAAGACGTTCCAGCAGAACGGCGGCACGTCCTCCGCGGGTTCGTCGACCGGCGGCTCCACGAGCGGCACGTCCTCCGCCTCGGGCACCGCCGGCCTGCAGAGCCAGCTGTCGGGCCTGCAGAACGTCCTGGACGACCTCCCGACGGCCGTCGGCGTGAACGGCAACGGCATCGGCTCCAACTCCTGGGTGGTCCGCGGGAAGTACACCATCACCGGCAAGCCGCTGCTGGCGAACGACCCGCACCTGTCGGCGTCGCTGCCGTCCGTCTGGTACCAGATGGGCCTGCACTGCCGCTCGGTCTCCAGCGCGTGCCGGTACGACGTCACCGGCTACACCTTCGCGGGCATGCCCGGCGTGGTCATCGGCCACAACCAGAACATCGCCTGGGGCATGACCAACTCCGGCGTCGACGTCACCGACCTCTACCTGGAGAAGCTCTCCGGCGACGGCTACCTGTACGACGGCAAGACGGTGCCCTTCATCGCGCGCGAGGAGACCATCAAGGTCGCCGGCGGCTCGCCCAAGAAGATCGTCGTCCGGGAGACCAAGGACGGGATGCCGCTGCTGTCCGACCGCAGCAGCGAACTCGTGAAGGTCGGCAGGAAGGCAGCCGTCGACACCGCCGCCCCCGACCGCGGCGACGGCTACGGCATAGCGCTGCGCTGGACCGCGCTGGACCCGGGCACCTCCATGGACGCCGTCTTCGCCATGGGCAGGGCGGCGAACTGGAGCGACTTCCGAGCCGCGGCCACCCTGTTCGACGTGCCCTCGCAGAACCTGATCTACGCCGACACCAAGGACAACATCGGCTACACGCTGCCCGGAAAGATCCCCACGCGCGCGCAGGGCTACGACGGCTCCGTCCCGGCGCCGGGCTGGGACGCCAAGTCCCGCTGGACCGGCTACATCGACCAGGACGAGCTGCCGTACGAGTACAACCCGGCGCGCGGCTACATCGTCACCGCCAACCAGGCCGTGGTCGACCAGGCCAAGTACCCCTACACGCTCACCACGGACTGGGGTTACGGCGCCCGCAGCCAGCGCATCACCGACCTGATCCAGTCGAAGATCGACGACGGCGGCAAGATCTCCACCGACGACATGCGTCAGATGCAGCTGGACAACAGCAGCGAGATCGCCAAGCTGCTGGTGCCCAAGCTGCTGAAGATCGACATCGACGACAAGGACGTCCGCCAGGCGCAGGAGCTCCTGGAGGGCTGGGACTACACCCAGGACGCCGACTCGGCGGCGGCCGCCTACTTCAACTCGGTCTGGCGCAACATCCTCAAGCTCGCCTTCGGCAACAAGCTGCCCAAGGAGCTGCGGGTCGAGGGCCAGTGCCTGTGGGTCGATCCCGTGAACACCACCGGCCCCGCGGACGAGACGCAGAAGGTGCGCGAGTGCGGTGAGCGCGAGGCCGACCAGGCGCAGCCGGACGGCGGCGACCGCTGGTTCGAGGTCGTGCGCACCCTCATGGAGGACCCGAAGAGCGACTGGTGGACCACACCCAAGTCGCTCACCCGGCCGCGCGCGGTGCACAACCGTGACGACCTGTTCAAGCGCGCCATGATCGACGCCCGCTGGGAGCTGACCGCCAAGCTCGGCAAGGACATCGACACCTGGAGCTGGGGCCGGCTGCACCGCCTGTTCCTGAAGAACCAGACCCTCGGCACCGACGGCCCCGGCTTCCTGCAGTACGTCCTCAACCGCGGCCCCTGGAAGCTCAGCGGCGGCGAGGCCACGGTCAACGCCTCGGGCTGGAACGCCGCCGGCGGCTACGGCGTCGTCTGGGTGCCGTCGATGCGGATGGTGGTCAACCTCGGCGACCTCGACAAGTCGAAGTGGATCAACCTCACCGGTGCCTCCGGGCACGCCTACAGCGCCCACTACACCGACCAGACGGACAAGTGGGCCGACGGCGAACTGCTCGACTGGTCCTTCTCGGACGGCGCGGTCGACGAGAGCACGAGCGACACCCTGGTGCTCAAGCCGTGA